A single window of Acinetobacter wuhouensis DNA harbors:
- the ttcA gene encoding tRNA 2-thiocytidine(32) synthetase TtcA: protein MYSPVESEQGFNFKPELPTSSAYYRLLKKLRRQVGHAIRDFKMIEEGDKVMVCVSGGKDSYTLLDILLQFKRIAPINFDVVAVNLDQKQPGFPEDVLPRYMEENNIPYYILEKDTYTITKRLTPEGKTYCAVCSRLRRGSLYGFAQEIGATKVALGHHRDDILATFFLNLFHGGSLKAMPPKLLSSDKKNILIRPLAYVEEKDIIKYAEIRKFPIIPCNLCGSQENLQRAILNDMLRDWDKQYPKRLHSIFGALQNVSPSQLADRDLFDFEKLDEEREFDMKCDTEEMKNRLDVVNLSFAAE, encoded by the coding sequence ATGTACTCGCCAGTTGAGTCCGAACAAGGATTTAATTTCAAACCAGAACTTCCAACGAGTTCGGCTTATTATCGTCTTTTGAAAAAACTTCGTCGTCAGGTGGGTCATGCGATTCGTGACTTTAAAATGATTGAGGAAGGTGACAAGGTAATGGTCTGTGTTTCTGGTGGGAAAGACAGTTACACATTGCTTGACATTTTGTTGCAATTTAAACGTATTGCACCGATTAACTTTGATGTGGTTGCAGTCAACCTCGATCAAAAGCAACCCGGTTTCCCTGAAGATGTTTTACCAAGATATATGGAAGAAAATAATATTCCTTATTATATTTTGGAAAAAGACACCTATACCATTACCAAGCGTTTGACACCTGAGGGTAAAACCTATTGTGCAGTGTGCTCTCGTTTACGCCGTGGTTCACTTTATGGTTTTGCTCAAGAGATTGGTGCAACTAAAGTGGCTTTAGGTCACCATCGTGATGATATACTCGCAACATTCTTCTTAAACTTATTTCATGGTGGAAGCTTAAAAGCCATGCCACCGAAATTACTCTCTTCAGATAAAAAGAATATTTTGATTCGTCCTTTGGCGTACGTTGAAGAAAAAGACATTATCAAATATGCGGAAATCCGTAAGTTCCCAATCATTCCATGTAACCTTTGTGGTTCTCAGGAAAATTTACAACGTGCTATTTTAAATGACATGTTACGTGATTGGGATAAGCAGTATCCAAAACGTTTGCATAGTATTTTTGGTGCATTACAAAATGTATCGCCATCTCAACTGGCGGATCGTGACTTATTTGATTTTGAAAAATTGGATGAAGAACGTGAGTTTGATATGAAGTGTGATACGGAAGAGATGAAA